Proteins encoded within one genomic window of Oryza brachyantha chromosome 7, ObraRS2, whole genome shotgun sequence:
- the LOC102710997 gene encoding beta-ureidopropionase, which translates to MEASNGKRPQGDDDEAPPPPPPAGSIGGYESLHRLLESNLSPDLFKEASRLLLGLNCGRALEAISLPEATSALAEAHDFDVQAFRFDADKEYLRQPRVVRVGLIQNSIAIPTTSHFADQKKAIMEKVKPMIDAAGYSGVNILCLQEAWTMPFAFCTREKRWCEFAEPVDGESTQFLQQLAKKYNMVIVSPILERDVNHGEIMWNTAVVIGNHGNIIGIHRKNHIPRVGDFNESTYYMEGNTGHPVFETAYGKIAINICYGRHHPLNWLAFGLNGAEIVFNPSATVGELSEPMWPIEARNAAIANSYFVGSINRVGTEVFPNPFTSGDGRPQHADFGHFYGSSHFSAPDASCTPSLSRYRDGLVISDMNLNLCRQIKDKWGFRMTARYDMYGSLLAKYLEPDFKPQVIVDPLINKSA; encoded by the exons ATGGAGGCCAGCAACGGCAAGCGGCCGcagggagacgacgacgaggcgccgccgccgccgccgccggcggggtcgATCGGTGGGTACGAGTCCCTGCACAGGCTCCTCGAGTCCAACCTCTCCCCCGACCTCTTCAAG GAAGCAAGCCGGTTGCTGCTAGGACTGAACTGTGGGCGTGCTCTTGAGGCCATCTCACTGCCTGAAGCCACATCTGCTCTTGCAGAAGCCCATGATTTTGATGTGCAG GCCTTCCGTTTTGATGCAGATAAAGAGTATCTTAGGCAACCAAGGGTTGTTCGAGTTGGCCTAATTCAGAACTCAATTGCTATTCCTACCACTAGCCATTTTGCAGATCAAAAGAAGGCTATCATGGAGAAAGTCAAGCCTATGATCGATGCAGCTGGCTATTCTGGTGTTAATATTTTGTGTTTACAG GAAGCTTGGACTATGCCTTTTGCCTTCTGCACACGTGAGAAAAGATGGTGTGAATTTGCTGAGCCTGTTGATGGAGAATCTACCCAGTTCCTTCAACAACTTGCTAAGAAATATAACATGGTAATTGTGAGCCCAATCCTTGAAAGAGATGTAAACCATGGAGAGATTATGTGGAATACAGCTGTTGTCATTGGTAATCATGGGAACATAATTGGTATACATCGAAAG AATCACATTCCAAGAGTTGGTGATTTCAATGAGAGCACGTACTATATGGAGGGTAACACTGGGCATCCAGTGTTTGAAACAGCTTATGGCAAAATAGCAATAAACATCTGTTATGGAAGGCATCATCCCCTTAATTGGCTTGCTTTTGGCCTCAATGGAGCTGAGATAGTGTTCAACCCATCTGCAACTGTTGGTGAACTTAGCGAACCAATGTGGCCCATTGAG GCAAGGAATGCTGCAATTGCAAATAGCTACTTTGTGGGATCAATTAACCGGGTTGGCACAGAGGTCTTCCCAAATCCTTTCACTTCTGGCGATGGGAGACCACAGCATGCCGACTTTGGTCATTTCTATGGATCCAGCCATTTCTCTGCACCTGATGCTTCTTGCACACCATCACTGTCTCGCTACCGAGATGGCTTGGTAATATCTGATATGAACCTCAACTTATGCCGCCAGATCAAGGACAAGTGGGGCTTCCGCATGACTGCCCGTTACGACATGTATGGTTCCTTGCTTGCGAAGTACTTGGAACCAGATTTTAAACCTCAAGTCATTGTTGACCCGTTGATCAATAAGAGTGCATAA